The Bacillaceae bacterium S4-13-56 genomic sequence GAGAAAGCAATTCTTGGTCATCCAAAGGCAAAGGCCATTATGTTAACCTATCCTGATTATTTTGGGCGGACCTATGACCTTCAGCCAATGGTTGATCTCGCCCATAAGCACGGAATGATTGTTTGTGTAGATGAGGCTCATGGTGTTCATTTTTCCACTGGTGCTGCTTTTCCGATGCCCGCTTTAAGATATGGGGCAGACATGGTGGTACAGTCCGCTCATAAGATGGCACCTGCACTTACAATGGGAGCGTATTTGCATATTCAAACTCAAAGGATCAATCTAGAACGATTAAAGCATGTTCTTCAAATAGTGCAATCAAGTAGCCCTTCATACTTAATATTAGCTTCTCTTGATGAGGCGAGGAAATACCTAGCTAATTATAATGATGAGAATGTTATGGGAATAGTGCAAGAAATAAGATCGTTATTTCAATCTTATAAATTGTGGAAAGTGCTCCCTTTTGAGGCTAAGAAGGATGACCCATTAAAAATAACGTTACACCTAGAGGAATATGATCCAAAGGAAATAAAAATGCTGATGGAGGAGCAAGGAATTTATTTGGAAATGGCTACTCCTCACCAATTATTACTTATTTTAGGATTGGAACGTTATTTTGATATAAAAAAATTAGAAAATAAATTAAATCTAACAGAAAAATTAGCGGGTATGTTACCGGTACATGATAAAATAGAGCAGGTACTTGTTTCTAGCTTCCCGCACTCAGAGTTTCCTTATTCTTTTGGCGATTTGAAAAGACTTGTTTGGGAAGAAAGAATATGGAAGGATGCGATAGGTGAGATCTCAGGGGAATCTATAGTTCCATATCCACCCGGAATCCCGATTTTATTTAAAGGTGAAAAAATAACGGAAGATCATATAAGACAAATACATGAACTTCTTGAACGCGGGGTTGGGTTTCAAAATGATAGAATCTCCATTCAACGAGGTATAAAGGTCATAAAAAAAGGAGAATAAATGTGGCTGGTTTATTTATTTCTGTAGAAGGTGGAGAGGGTGCTGGGAAATCAACCGTTCTTTCCATCATTCATGATAAATTATCGAAGAAATCTTATGATGTAATGATCACGCGTGAACCTGGCGGAATTGAAATAGCAGAAAAAATTAGAGAGATTATCTTAGACCCTTCGCATCTAAAAATGGATGCGCGTACAGAGGCTTTATTATATGCGGCTGCAAGAAGACAGCATTTAGTTGAAAAAGTTCTTCCTGCTCTCGAAGAAGGTAAAATTGTTCTTTGTGATCGATTTGTAGATAGTTCCTTGGCCTATCAAGGCGCAGCAAGAGGACTAGGAATGGAGGAAGTATTTAAAATCAATCAATTTGCTATTGCTGACTGTATGCCGCAATTGACCTTGTTGTTTCAAGTGCGACCTGAGATAGGACTCCAACGAATTCAGGCAAATCAAGAGCGTGAACAAAATCGCTTAGACCTTGAACATTTAAAGTTTCATGAACAAGTATTTGAGGCCTATCAACAGTTGGCTGCAAAGTTCCCAGATAGAATTAAGGTTATAAATGCGGAACAAGACCTTGCCGATGTTGTGAAGGATGCTTATCATATGATTGAGTCTTTTATTCAATAGAAAAGAAGAACAGTATTCAAAGACCTGTTATAATATAAAGAAAGGGATGAAAAGGAGGAAGGGAAAATGAAGCTTATTATTGCAGTGGTACAGGATAAAGATAGTAATCGTTTAACCGATGCTCTATCAAAACAAAACTTTAAGACCACAAAGCTTGCTTCTTCTGGTGGGTTTTTGAAAGAGGGAAATACAACATTGATGATAGGGTGCGAGGAAGAACAAGTCCAAGAAGCACTAGATACTGTTGAAAAAAATTGTAGTCAAAGAAGTCAAATGATTGCTCCCATTTCACCAATGGGTGGTAATGCAGACTCCTATATTCCAAAGCCTGTGAAGGTTGAGGTAGGAGGGGCTACAGTATTTGTACTACCGATTGATGCTTTTCATCAATTTTAATTTTATTTTTTTGTAAGGAGGGCTGTATCATGAAGATCGGCCAGGAAGTTCGTGCACAAATCGATGCAGCCCAAAAAAACCATTCATCCATTAAAAAAAGTAGTACAAGTTTTCAAAATATAGTCCAAAAGGAATCAGATCGAATGAGATCTGAAGAGATTCAAAAGCTTTTAACAGATATTACTAAGCAGGGTGAAATTCTAGGTAGGTCAAGAAC encodes the following:
- a CDS encoding aminotransferase class I/II-fold pyridoxal phosphate-dependent enzyme — encoded protein: MDVMKRQNKTPIVEAIIKYVQKDPISFHVPGHKNGKITSEYFLKEVFPFDVTELEGLDDLHHPEGVIKEAQEIAAEFFGADHTFFLVGGSTVGNLAMILSLCLEGDEIIVQRNSHKSVLHGLELAGAKPIFINPEYDKDVFRFGHPSYNELEKAILGHPKAKAIMLTYPDYFGRTYDLQPMVDLAHKHGMIVCVDEAHGVHFSTGAAFPMPALRYGADMVVQSAHKMAPALTMGAYLHIQTQRINLERLKHVLQIVQSSSPSYLILASLDEARKYLANYNDENVMGIVQEIRSLFQSYKLWKVLPFEAKKDDPLKITLHLEEYDPKEIKMLMEEQGIYLEMATPHQLLLILGLERYFDIKKLENKLNLTEKLAGMLPVHDKIEQVLVSSFPHSEFPYSFGDLKRLVWEERIWKDAIGEISGESIVPYPPGIPILFKGEKITEDHIRQIHELLERGVGFQNDRISIQRGIKVIKKGE
- the tmk gene encoding dTMP kinase, with the protein product MAGLFISVEGGEGAGKSTVLSIIHDKLSKKSYDVMITREPGGIEIAEKIREIILDPSHLKMDARTEALLYAAARRQHLVEKVLPALEEGKIVLCDRFVDSSLAYQGAARGLGMEEVFKINQFAIADCMPQLTLLFQVRPEIGLQRIQANQEREQNRLDLEHLKFHEQVFEAYQQLAAKFPDRIKVINAEQDLADVVKDAYHMIESFIQ
- a CDS encoding cyclic-di-AMP receptor → MKLIIAVVQDKDSNRLTDALSKQNFKTTKLASSGGFLKEGNTTLMIGCEEEQVQEALDTVEKNCSQRSQMIAPISPMGGNADSYIPKPVKVEVGGATVFVLPIDAFHQF